In the Sphingosinicella humi genome, one interval contains:
- the rpmE gene encoding 50S ribosomal protein L31, with the protein MKTDTHPDYHMIKVQMTDGTVFETRSTWGAEGETLQLDVDPTSHPAWTGGTGKMVDSGGQVARFNKRFGGLTLGKK; encoded by the coding sequence ATGAAGACCGATACCCATCCCGACTATCACATGATCAAGGTCCAGATGACCGACGGCACCGTGTTCGAGACCCGCTCGACCTGGGGCGCTGAGGGCGAAACGCTGCAGCTGGACGTCGATCCGACCTCGCACCCGGCCTGGACAGGCGGCACCGGCAAGATGGTCGATTCGGGCGGCCAGGTCGCGCGCTTCAACAAGCGCTTCGGTGGCCTCACCCTCGGAAAGAAGTAA